From the genome of Solidesulfovibrio carbinolicus, one region includes:
- a CDS encoding ABC transporter ATP-binding protein, with translation MTAALLDVTAATVRFGGIHALTDADFAIAPGTVTALIGPNGAGKTTLLNAITGMVPLTSGAVLLGGADISGLPPHKRAEAGVVRTFQNLEVFTSMSVLENVMAGRHALTRYSVAASLLRTPGFRRAERECREAALDCLEFVGLADLANAPAGDLPYGKQRLLEMARALAASPKLLLLDEPAAGLNSKETAELGVLIRAIRDRRGVAVGLVEHDMELVMSVSDYVTVLHFGHPLAAGTPEEIQANPEVIKAYLGEDD, from the coding sequence ATGACCGCCGCCCTGCTGGACGTTACGGCCGCCACCGTCCGTTTCGGCGGCATCCATGCCCTCACCGACGCCGACTTCGCCATCGCCCCGGGCACGGTGACGGCACTGATTGGCCCCAACGGCGCGGGCAAGACCACGCTTCTAAACGCCATCACCGGCATGGTGCCCCTGACCTCCGGCGCGGTGCTGCTCGGCGGAGCCGACATCTCGGGCCTGCCGCCCCACAAGCGGGCCGAAGCCGGCGTGGTGCGCACCTTCCAGAACCTCGAAGTCTTCACCTCCATGTCGGTGCTGGAAAACGTCATGGCCGGCCGGCATGCGCTCACGCGCTATTCCGTGGCCGCAAGCCTGTTGCGCACGCCCGGTTTCCGCCGGGCCGAGCGGGAATGCCGGGAGGCGGCCCTGGACTGCCTGGAGTTCGTCGGGCTGGCCGACCTCGCCAACGCCCCGGCCGGGGATCTGCCCTACGGCAAGCAGCGGCTGCTGGAAATGGCCCGGGCCTTGGCCGCCTCGCCCAAGCTCCTGCTTCTCGACGAACCGGCCGCCGGGCTCAATTCCAAGGAAACCGCCGAACTGGGCGTCCTCATCCGGGCCATCCGCGACCGCCGCGGCGTGGCCGTGGGCCTGGTCGAACACGACATGGAGCTGGTCATGAGCGTGAGCGACTATGTGACGGTGCTGCATTTCGGCCATCCCCTGGCCGCCGGCACGCCCGAGGAAATCCAGGCCAATCCCGAAGTCATCAAGGCCTACCTCGGCGAGGACGACTAG
- a CDS encoding branched-chain amino acid ABC transporter permease translates to MFAGAPQYLVSGLTQGAAYGLIGLGFTMIFNTTGIINFAQGEFVMLGGMLSVCLLGVGLPLPLAIVLACLATAAIGGLMERLAIRPIAGAPAINAVIITIGVSILLRGGAMLAFGKDTHALPAFSGTAPILALGAAIQPQSLWVLAVTLALLAALKLFFTATIQGKAMLACSCQKKAASLVGISVARMALLSFAISGLIGATAGAILAPITMTAYDVGMMLGLKGFAACILGGLGNPFGAAAGGLVLGVLESFGAGYIASGYKDAFAFVVLLLLLFVRPSGLFGKAGVERV, encoded by the coding sequence ATGTTTGCCGGCGCGCCCCAATACCTCGTTTCCGGACTCACCCAGGGGGCCGCCTATGGCCTGATCGGGCTCGGGTTTACGATGATCTTCAACACCACCGGCATCATCAACTTCGCCCAGGGCGAGTTCGTGATGCTCGGCGGAATGCTCTCGGTGTGTTTGCTGGGGGTGGGGCTGCCCCTGCCCCTGGCCATCGTGCTGGCCTGTCTGGCCACGGCCGCCATCGGCGGCCTCATGGAACGCCTGGCCATCCGGCCCATCGCCGGCGCGCCGGCCATTAACGCCGTCATCATCACCATCGGCGTCTCCATCCTGCTGCGCGGCGGGGCCATGCTGGCCTTTGGCAAGGACACCCACGCCCTGCCGGCCTTTAGCGGCACGGCCCCCATCCTGGCCCTGGGCGCGGCCATCCAGCCCCAGAGCCTGTGGGTGCTGGCCGTGACCCTGGCCCTGCTCGCGGCGCTCAAGCTCTTTTTCACCGCCACCATCCAGGGCAAGGCCATGCTGGCCTGCTCCTGCCAGAAAAAGGCCGCCAGCTTAGTGGGCATCTCCGTGGCCCGCATGGCGCTCCTCTCCTTTGCCATAAGCGGACTCATCGGGGCCACGGCCGGGGCCATCCTGGCCCCCATCACCATGACCGCCTATGACGTCGGCATGATGCTTGGCCTCAAGGGCTTTGCCGCCTGCATCCTGGGCGGCCTGGGCAATCCCTTTGGCGCGGCCGCCGGCGGGCTGGTGCTGGGCGTGCTCGAATCCTTTGGCGCGGGCTACATCGCCTCGGGCTACAAGGACGCGTTCGCCTTCGTGGTGTTGCTGCTGCTCCTTTTCGTGCGGCCTTCGGGACTTTTCGGCAAGGCCGGCGTGGAGCGCGTATGA
- a CDS encoding branched-chain amino acid ABC transporter permease, giving the protein MKLPVLGQNAAQAALFLLLLLALPYTLPNEYYLSICILGALNAVIAVGLNLLMGYAGQVSLGHAAFYGLGAYATAIATSRFGLPIPAGMAIGVSLATVVAWIVAAPTLKLKGHYLAMATLGFGIIVSIVFNEAVDATGGPSGYVGIPRLALFGYEFTSDHSYYNLMAVVLTFVVLLSLNLMKSRTGRALRALHVSEKAAASLGVDIAAHKRFVFVLSAALAGLAGVLYAHYLSFIAPASFGFGFSVQLVVMVVLGGMASVWGSVAGALFLTALPEALREFEDIDILVYGAILVLTIMFLPDGLAGGLSRLTRRLRRKAGAS; this is encoded by the coding sequence ATGAAGCTGCCCGTCCTTGGCCAAAACGCCGCCCAGGCGGCCCTTTTCCTGTTGCTGCTCCTGGCCCTGCCCTACACGCTGCCCAACGAATACTACTTGAGCATCTGCATCCTGGGGGCGCTTAACGCCGTCATCGCCGTGGGCCTCAATCTCCTTATGGGGTATGCCGGCCAGGTGTCCCTGGGCCACGCCGCCTTTTATGGCCTGGGGGCCTACGCCACGGCCATCGCCACCTCCCGCTTCGGCCTGCCCATCCCGGCCGGCATGGCCATCGGCGTGTCCCTGGCCACCGTCGTGGCCTGGATCGTGGCCGCGCCAACCCTCAAGCTCAAGGGCCATTACCTGGCCATGGCCACCCTGGGCTTTGGCATCATCGTCTCCATCGTCTTCAACGAAGCCGTGGACGCCACCGGCGGCCCGTCGGGCTATGTCGGCATCCCGCGTCTGGCGCTTTTCGGCTACGAATTCACCTCCGACCACAGCTACTACAACCTCATGGCCGTGGTGCTGACCTTTGTGGTGCTGCTCTCGCTTAACCTCATGAAATCCCGCACCGGCCGGGCGCTTCGGGCCTTGCACGTGTCTGAGAAAGCGGCCGCGAGCCTGGGCGTGGACATCGCCGCCCACAAACGCTTCGTCTTTGTCCTGTCCGCCGCCCTGGCCGGACTGGCCGGCGTGCTCTACGCCCACTACTTAAGCTTCATCGCCCCTGCCTCGTTTGGTTTCGGCTTTTCCGTGCAGCTTGTGGTCATGGTGGTGCTCGGCGGCATGGCCAGCGTCTGGGGCTCGGTTGCCGGCGCGCTCTTTTTGACCGCCCTGCCCGAGGCGCTGCGGGAATTCGAGGACATCGACATCCTTGTTTACGGAGCCATTTTGGTGCTCACCATCATGTTTTTGCCCGACGGCCTGGCCGGGGGCCTGTCGCGCCTGACCAGACGGCTTCGCCGCAAGGCAGGCGCGTCATGA